Below is a window of Salvelinus fontinalis isolate EN_2023a chromosome 14, ASM2944872v1, whole genome shotgun sequence DNA.
CAGCCACCCACAGACTGAGGAAATTATGCCTTAATCTGGGCTGAAATTGTCTTTAAATGGTCTGTAGTAATCAAACGGAATTTACACAGAGAACAGTTTGTATGTAAGGCAAAGCACTGAGTGGTTATGATGTGACATACAGTATGTCTTACAGAACAGTGCATACGACAAAAAGATGAGTCACTAAGAACAGCGATTAAGCATTCTGATCAGAAGATGTATGCAACAGACCCTTTCTATGCAAGGCAGTTGGCTTATATTGAAACCGGAAAGATAGCACACTAATCAAGGGGTCTCCAAACCTTTCTAGCACGAGAGCTTGTTTTAGAAAATAAAACATGTTGCAAACCACTCTTTTTTTATTAAGCTTTGAAACAGTCACATTATTCTTTTCTACACTGCAACTCATCCCCGGCTCCTTGGTATACAAGAGATGCGTTTTCTGTAAATAAACCTGGTAAAATTAGGGGTGTTGAACATTcttcattggctttgatactctgattggttagagatgaccCAATCattgatgactttgttttgtacaacacccctaATTTTGATGTCACCATAAAGACTTCAacgatggcagtctcagactgaagtatgtagcgaACGATAGAGCAGCGGAGGAATTCACTTTGAGTCGCAGGCTAACAGACAAgggcaatattgctggaaattaaTTGGCAGATGTGTTACGTTTGGCTTTTTAAACCAATAGTGGCTaaccaggggtgggataatgtAAGTGTGGCTTTGATTGGATAGTAGCCGTAAGCTTTATGGTTTTGACAGTTTGCAAGGAAGAAACAAGAAAATGCATGTACTTTCATAATTGCTTGGCGagctactcataggtgggctgcGCACTACTGGTAGCTTGCGAtcgacctgttggagacccctgcctcACCTGTGTTCCCTCTCCTATGGTGAGGTTCTTGAGCTGGTAGACGCTGACCTGTCCGTCACTGTCCCCCACTAGGATACAGTCTGTCTCAGTAGCAAACAGCAGGGAGGTCAGCTTCACCCCGGGACTGGCCAGGCTAACTATGGTGGGGTCCAGGCTTGGGAGAGGGACAAGGGCATGGTGGAAATGCTGTCTATTGTTTATTCACAGGCCAAGCTCAGAGTAAAGAGTTGAGCTTTATTATTGCAGCTTCATATTTCTGGAAATACATTAAGAGAAGAAACTACAATatatagaaagggagagaaagagagagtgaaatcAATTTATTAAGAGAGAGAGTAATAGAAAATGAAAGAGACAGACAAAGATAGACTACTCACATGCTGGCTCCCAGGTCCCAGATCTCCACGCGTCCCTCGTTGACAGCCCCAAACACGGTGGCCCACTTGGGGGACCACATGACATCATAGACGGCACTCTGGGTCGAGGTGAAGCCCAGCACGGGAGTGAACAGGTCCTGCCGCCACAGCTGGATCGTCCAATCAGAGGAGCAGCTCAGGAAGACATCTGAGCAGAACGGAGACCATGTGATCCGGTACAGAGGGCCCTGAGAGCAAGGAGaggttagagctagggttagCATCAGAGTTGAGGCTAGTGTTAGGGTTGAACATggatatggacatgaagctagggttagggtcagagttgaggctagggttagggttgaacatggatatggacatgaagctagggttagcatCAGAGTTGAGGCTAGTGTTAGGGTTGAACTTGgaggtggacatgaagctagggttagcatcagagttgaggctagggttagggttgaacatgACGCTAGTGTTAGGGTCAGAGTTGAGGCTAGGAGTGAAcctggatgtggacatgaagctagggttagcatcagagttgaggctagggttagggtcagagttgaggctagtgttagggttgaacatggatgtggacatgaagctagggttagcatcagagttgaggctagggttagggttgaacatggatatggacatgaagctagggttagggtcagagttgaggctagtgttagggttgaacatggatgtggacatgaagctagggttagcatCAGAGTTGAGGCTAGTGTTAGGGTTGAACTTGgaggtggacatgaagctagggttagcatcagagttgaggctagggttagggtcagagttgaggctagtgttagggttgaacatggatgtggacatgaagctagggttagcatCAGAGTTGAGGCTAGAGTTGAACATGAcgctagggttagggtcagagttgaggctagtgttagggttgaacatggatatggacatgaagctagggttagcgTCAGAGTTGAGGCTAGGAGTGAAcctggatgtggacatgaagctagagttagggtcagagttgaggctagggttgaacatGACGCTAGGGTTAGCATCagagttgaggctagggttagggtcagagttgaGGCTAGGAGTGAAcctggatgtggacatgaagctagggttagcatCAGAGTTGAGGCTAGTGTTAGGGTTGAACATggatatggacatgaagctagggttagcaGAGTTGAGGCTAGTGTTAGGGTTGAACATggatatggacatgaagctagggttagcatCAGAGTTGAGGCTAGTGTTAGGGTTGAACATggatatggacatgaagctagggttagcatCAGAGTTGAGGCTAGTGTTAGGGTTGAACATggatatggacatgaagctagggttagggtcagagttgaGGCTAGTGTTAGGGTTGAACATGGATatggacataaagctagggttagcatcagagttgaggctagggttagagttgaacatgACGCTAGTGTTAGGGTCAGAGTTGAGGCTAGGAGTGAAcctggatgtggacatgaagctagagttagggtcagagttgaggctagtgttagggttgaacatggatatggacatgaagctagggttagcatcagagttgaggctagggttagggttgaacatgACGCTAGTGTTAGGGTCAGAGTTGAGGCTAGGAGTGAACATggatatggacatgaagctagggttagcatcagagttgaggctagggttagggtcagagttgaggctagtgttagggttgaacatggatgtggacatgaagctagggttagcatcagagttgaggctagggttagggttgaacatggatatggacatgaagctagggttagcatCAGAGTTGAGGCTAGTGTTAGGGTTGAACATggatatggacatgaagctagggttagcatcagagttgaggctagggttagagttgaacatgACGCTAGTGTTAGGGTCAGAGTTGAGGCTAGGAGTGAAcctggatgtggacatgaagctagggttagcatCAGAGTTGAGGCTAGTGTTAGGGTTGAACATggatatggacatgaagctagggttagggtcagagttgaggctagggttaggattgaacatggatatggacatgaagctagggttagggtcagagttgaggctagtgttagggttgaacatggatatggacatgaagctagggttagcgtcagagttgaggctagggttagggttgaacatgACGCTAGTGTTAGGGTCagagttgaggctagggttagggttgaatctggatgtggacatgaagctagggttaaggttgttTACGCTAGGGTTACGGTCagagttgaggctagggttagggctcaaccagatgtggacatgaagttagggttagggttgaacaggGATTTGGACATGAGTCTAGGGTTAGGGTGGTGGTAGAGGCTGGTGTTAGGGTTGAACAGGGATGCAGACATGAAGGTAGGTTAGGGAATGAATGAATGGCATTGTATTAttcagtccagcagagagcatctGTACGTCCTGAAGGATCTGTTAATACTTTGTGTGCTATGTAGGTCTCCAGGAACTGTTCGTTATAGGAACAGGAACACTTGTGGATGTGGCCCTCTTCTGTACCAGCAAGGTAGATGTTGGAGTCCTAAAAACACAGGAATAAGTAACTAAAACAACGCATGTGTAACTATCCTTTATGGAAACTTAAGAACACTCTGGTCGCTCACCGTGGGATGGAAGTCAAAACATAGCCCCGGTGCCTGCCGTGATATGAGTGCCTCGCTCTTCTTCTCTTTGTCTCCAACCTGCTTCTTGGCTTTCTCATTCCTCGTCCTCTTCAGCTTCATCAGGTCTGTGGAGATATGGGTTAGAGCAcatacaattgaagtcagaagtttacatacacctgagccaaatacatttaaactcagtttttcacaattcctaacatttaatcatagtaaaaggtcagttaggatcaccactttattttaagaatgtgaaatgttagaataatattagagagaatgatttatttaagctttttcatctttcatcacattcccagtgggtcagaagtctactcagtatttggtagcgttgccattaaattgtttaacttgggtcaaacgtttcgggtcgCCGTTTCgggtggcccattcctcctgacagagctggtgtaactgagtcaggtttgttggatcctttttcagttttgcccacacattttctatgggattgaggtcagggctttgtgatggccactccagtaccttgactttgttgttcttaagccattttgccacaactttggaagtatgcttggggtcattgtccatttggaagacccatttgcgaccaagctttaacttcttgactgatgtcttgagatgttgcttcaatatatccacataattttccttcctcgtgatgccatcgattttgtgaggtgcaccagtccctcctgcagcaaagcacccccacaacatgatgctgccagttgcaaaccgtagtctggcttttttgtggcggttttggagcagtggcttcttccttactgagcagcctttcaggttatgtcgatataggactcgtttttactgtggctatagatgcttttgtacctgtttcctccagcatcttcacaaggtcctttgctgttgttctgggattgatttgcacttttcgcaccaaaggacgttcatctctaggagacagaacgcgtctctttcctgagcggtatgacagctgcgtggtcccatggtgtttatacttgcgtactattgtttgtacagattaacgtggtaccttcaggcatttggaaattaatcccaaggatgaaccagactacaattttcttctgaggtcttggctgatttcttttgtttttcccatgatgtcaagcaaagaggcactgagtttgaaggtaggccttgaaatacatccacgtgtacaactccaattgactcaaatgatgtcaattcgcctatcagaagcttctaaagccatgacataattttctggaattttccaagctgtttaaaggcacagttaacttagtgtatgtaaacttctgacccactggaattgtgatgcagtgaatgataagtgaaataatctgtctgtaaacaattgttggaaaaattacttgcgtcatgcacaaagtagatgtcctaaccgacttgccaaaactatagtttgttaacaagaaatgtgtgtagtggttgaaaaacgagttttaatgacaccaacctaagtgtatgtaaacttcagacttcaactgtaactgttACGCTTATGACTGGAAGGTTATGGGGGAAAAGTCTGCAAGTGTTGTCTGCTGACTAGAATGTTATGGGGGGAAATGTCTGCTGACTAGAATGTTATGGGGGGAAATGTCTGGTGACTGGAAGGTTATGGGGGGAAATGTCTGCTAACTGGAAGGTTAGGGGGAAATGTCTGCTGACTAGAATGTTATGGGGGGAAATGTCTGGTGACTGGAAGGTTATGGGGGGAAATGTCTGCTGACTGGAAGGTTATGGGGGGAAATGTCTGCTAACTGGAAGGTTATGGGGGGAAATGTCTGGTGACTGGAAGGTTATGGGGGGAAATGTCTGCTGACTGGAAGGTTATGGGGGGGAAATGTCTGCTGACTGGAAGGTTAGGGGGAAAATGTCTGCTAACTAGAAAGTTATGGGGGGAAATGTCTGGTGACTGGAAGGTTATGGGGGGAAATGTCTGGTAACTGGAAGGTTAGGGGGAAAATGTCTGCTAACTGGAAAGTTATGGGGGGAAATGTCTGCTGACTGGAAGGTTATGGGGGGAAATGTCTGCTAACTGAAAGGTTAGGGGGGGAAATGTCTGCTAACTGGAAGGTTATGGGGGGAAATGTCTGCAAGATTTGTCTGAAAAAGTGTCTACAAAAATATTAAGTATTTTAGAGGGTGGATACTTAGAGGGGGCATACTAATAGAAAGGTTTCCCAAAACTTTCAGAGATTGAGGTAAAACTGGACCTATGCAGTCGAGGCCTTTCCGCAGGAACCACTTGCTGATCCTGCCGTCTGCAGACACAGAGATGAGTGTCTCTCCCTTGTCCTCCCCTGAGGCACCCCTCTCATGGTCgatccaccttacctgccacacAGGGCTTGTGTGCTTGTGGGCACAgtcactacacacacacgcacacacacacacacacacacacacacacacacacacacacacacacacacacacacacacacacacacacacacacacacacacacacacacacacacacacacacacacacacacacacgtgttgagGTTTTCCTAGATGCAGTCACTACGCAGCTTTCCTGTAGCTCTCACAGATGTAATTTCTACCAGCTTTGTTACATGTCTGTGTGAGATCAGTAGATATTCCAGTGTCCAACGGAAATTACAAATAGTAGACAGTCTGTGACATCACAgcccagctagtcagtcataacaACAATAGACAGATGTTGAGTAACGGGGAGAAATGCACAGGAGATACTGTAAAAACAGTAGATATTTGGTGGAAATGCGTCACTCTATTGAATTCACACAAATATATTGCGCTAGTATCTGAGGAACGATGGAACAGCTTGTTAAAAGGCTTGTTATATGTTTTTGTTGGCTGGCTGGCCTTCCGTTGTTTCCTCTGCATCTCGAAAACCATCTCCCTTTCAGTGTAGGTTTCCTGTTGTTTTATTCTTTAAACATAGTCCTTGACATGACCGACTGTGCAATACGTGCATTTCCAAATGAACATGAAAAAGTCTCATTTTGAAATAAgaaatcaaatgtttttaaaTAAGACTTATCCTTGTCTCCATCATTAATGTTTCCAATATTGTTCATCACCTCAATCTTTTGTGATTATCAAAAGTTTATACATTACAATTGCTATTATTTTAAATTATAAACGGAACATAGACCTACTCCACTGACTAATTATAAAGGTAAAGCAGAAATGTTTGTGACTGTGGGCTATGCATTGTAAACCATATAGTGGTACCCAATTACATACAGCCATGGGTCGATTTTTCCTTGAGAAGATGGTCGGGGAGTCAGAACATAGTtataaataatttgtacactgcaaattgaccgcaagaatcccaaacagatatgGTATTTGACAATACATGATAACATTGGGATACGATCACATATCCCTCTGTATTTATGCGTATGAATACCTGTGagcagatttcctaaattaaaatcatGTGCAAGCTAATTTCCTGGTAATATTACAGTATTTTATCTCCAAGAACAAAAATTATAACATTTATTTTCTTAATTTtcttttgctcagaaaacttggtggGGAACCCTGTCATATAGCCTGCCAGTATATAGTGCCACCTGGTGTCTATGAGAAATAAGACACATGTAGATTTGgttgtctctcactctctttctctctgaggagacACAGACCCACCTGCTGTCAATGACGGgtgtcttctctctgctctcgACGTTGTAGGTGGCTATGCTGCCATCATGCATCCCCACTGCTAGCTGGCTGGCATTGCTTGCCGAAAAGTCCAAAGTAGTCACTCCACTCTCACAGGTAAAGACCCTCTCAGGCCACTGTAGATACAAGATACAAAAGTCATTAGCTTAGTCACTAGAGAACTATTCTCTAACCTGGCACTGGTACAGTAGCCTGGtttcagatctgtttgtgctgcctTGCCAAATGTTTGGCATGATAAAGTCCAtagtctgggaccaggctatatgtACAGCACAATTTCAGAAACTAATGGTATGAACTGAAATTCAGAACAAAACAGAAATGCGAGAAGTGTCAGTTACCGTGGGGTTCTTCAGAGACCAGCAGCAGATCAGGCCTGATTTCTGGTCTTTGAAGTCAAACTGTCCATACCCCACTGCAAGAAGGTCCTGCAGAAGGAaataacatggagagagagagtttatttGTTAAAATAATATTACGCACATCAAAAGACAAATAAATAAGTGAATAAAGATAGAATCATACTGGGTTCCTCTTGTTCCAGGCCATACTGCTGACGTTGTGTCCTGAAGTCAGCTCACAGCTGAAGGACCAGAGGCGCTCCAGGGCCGGGGTCAGAGTGCTCTCCTCATCCAGggaactctcctctctcctgctcacCACTGTGGGCACAACCTTGGGCACACTGTCAGGATCTGGAACATCCAACAAACATGGTTGTTTTTAAGAAATAAGGCATTCAATATGTAACATTACTAAATATCCATTCAAGTTGATAAACATATGATCCGAAcctgatgaagacctaagggtTAAAACGTTGCGGCTAATAAACCACATGGGGACATAGATTACAGTGTAGTGTTTGCCTGCAAACATCACCAAAAAAAACaccacccactgggcaaaaactggttgaatcaacgttgtttccacatcattaaAAATATATAGATGTTATGTAATGATGTTGAATCaaagtggaaaactgattggatttgcataaAGTCCTCAACTTAACCTAAATCCAAATGTCATggtgttgatttcacgttgaattcacgttagttgacaactcaaccaaatgtaaataaaaaatagacgttgaactgacatctgtgcccagtgggtagagaCGCATGCATCAGTAATAACCATACCTTCCAATGTGGGGAGCTGTCTGTATGCAGCCAGCTTCGGCTGGTAGATGTTCTCTAGAATGATCCTTTCCATCACGAACAGATCCTGCTGGAACTTCTCTGACTGCATAATCAGTTCCGGGTCCGGTTCATCTTCAGACGGAACCACGAAAGGCTCCATCTCGATCCGCGAGCTAGAGGCACTCGCTGGAATAGAAAGACGCCTGTTAATATCACACATCATCATGAAATAAACTGGAAATAAATAAGAAATTCTAGAACTGCTGCAGGATCATAACCATAAAGATCCCTTTGTCCTCTAATATGGTTATATTCTATTAATGACAGTGTTACTGTACCTATGCTCGTGGTGCTGATGACAGACATGGTTCTCTCGGGAGCTCTGGTGGGGTCCAGTCTGTGGTTGGAGACAatctctgggatgctggccttgtcTGTGTCTGGGGACAAGGCAGCCTCCCCCAGCCCTGCGCTGCGGAATGAGTCATACATATCCCAGGTGGTGGCTGTGGTGGCTATAAAGGAGACAATTGCTATTTGTAACAACAGGCATAGAGACCAGAGAACCACTGGGCACAcattggttgaatcaatgttgtttccacgtcatttcaacgaaatgacgttgaaccaacgtggaatagaagtTGAATTGACATCAGTGCACAGTGGGGGATGCTTAACCAACGAACGTCTGACTGAGGAGGCTGTGCTTGGGTGATAGCCGTTGTGTGAGAGGTGAGATAAGAACAACAGACAAGAGTGCTCTCATATCTCATAACAAGGATGAAATGCATCCTAACCTGCATCCACCATGGTGATGGCCTCACTCTGGACCTCCTTTGTCTTGGGAGCTCCGTTGAACGTCTGCATGGAACGCTCCACGTACTTATCATTCCCCATTCTGTTTTTACACAGCTCCATGTACacattatttctctctcttccgaCAGAGGGCGATTGACAGAACACAAGTTGCATTAAAATGTATATAAACTACATAGCAAGCAAGGAACTGCATTATGAGGTACTGAGGCCTAAGCCTGGAATCTACATAATTTGGATCTACATATGAGCTATTTCATTCTGAATCTGGAAAAAGTGATTGTTTACTTGACAGATTCAGCTTCCTCAGATtccacagacacagagacggCTGGCATGTGCAGTAGCCAGAGGGTCTCTGACTCAATGAGGTACCGATCCACCACGTCGTCCAACATCTCCTCCTTTATCAACTCTTTCACCTCTTCCCTCCTCACCTGGACATCTGACAGGACAGAAATATACATCAACAACATAAATAAAAGTATCCAGGTTATAAAAATGGTACATTTTGGGGTAACTTTGCATCCCGGTATTCTCAGATTACATATACTTGAAATCAAGTTGCAATACAACTGCTGTCAGATTACACAATGAATGTTTTGTCATCATAGTGATATAGCTGCCATGGCAGCAGCATACTCCTGTAACATCATCAGTAAATGAAAGGAGAGTTAAATGATTGTCAACCTGAGAGACTGATGGAGATGTCCCTTTTGGAGGATGGGtcctcaatctcttcattcatcGACTCCATCGTGGACTGGCTCCCTCTGGACATTGTGCTGCTTCCAAACACTGACCTGACATACGACAGGCAGCATTACGCTGTCATAATCATATTACTTAAAAATGTTTACAAGAGAACTAGAGTGTGAGATTAAGGTACTGAAAGCAAAGCAGTACATAGTCCAATGACCATAAAGTTATGCACATTGTCTTCTAAATAATGTTGCTTTTAAAAAGTGAATATTCTGAGAGTGTGTTACCTGGTAAAGGGCCCAGCGAAGCTAGCGTTGGTTGTTGTCTGGTATGCCGTAGAGTAGAAGTCTGACAAGGTGCCACCAGAGGTGTCACTGGCAAAGATCTTGCTGTGTTTCGACATCACTGCTGCAGGGTCCGGCTGGTAGAGAGGCTGTGGGGTGACGTCCTTGCCATTTTCATCAAAGACCTGTGAGAGGGATGTAACTTTTTAACTGATGCAGAGTAATTGTTATTGCaatgtcaaataaaatcaaaatgtattggtcgcatacacagatTTGTAGGTGCAGTGAAACGCTTGTGTTTATACAAGCGTGCAGTaatacagtgcag
It encodes the following:
- the dnai4 gene encoding dynein axonemal intermediate chain 4 gives rise to the protein MSTTRAKLKKPTLKVTPSSRVMNVSTSGVLRVNHSSTYARSINASVSRKSFSLAADSKILDKSSVQTPKHTVQVFDENGKDVTPQPLYQPDPAAVMSKHSKIFASDTSGGTLSDFYSTAYQTTTNASFAGPFTRSVFGSSTMSRGSQSTMESMNEEIEDPSSKRDISISLSDVQVRREEVKELIKEEMLDDVVDRYLIESETLWLLHMPAVSVSVESEEAESVKERNNVYMELCKNRMGNDKYVERSMQTFNGAPKTKEVQSEAITMVDAATTATTWDMYDSFRSAGLGEAALSPDTDKASIPEIVSNHRLDPTRAPERTMSVISTTSIASASSSRIEMEPFVVPSEDEPDPELIMQSEKFQQDLFVMERIILENIYQPKLAAYRQLPTLEDPDSVPKVVPTVVSRREESSLDEESTLTPALERLWSFSCELTSGHNVSSMAWNKRNPDLLAVGYGQFDFKDQKSGLICCWSLKNPTWPERVFTCESGVTTLDFSASNASQLAVGMHDGSIATYNVESREKTPVIDSSDCAHKHTSPVWQVRWIDHERGASGEDKGETLISVSADGRISKWFLRKGLDCIDLMKLKRTRNEKAKKQVGDKEKKSEALISRQAPGLCFDFHPTDSNIYLAGTEEGHIHKCSCSYNEQFLETYIAHKGPLYRITWSPFCSDVFLSCSSDWTIQLWRQDLFTPVLGFTSTQSAVYDVMWSPKWATVFGAVNEGRVEIWDLGASILDPTIVSLASPGVKLTSLLFATETDCILVGDSDGQVSVYQLKNLTIGEGTQVDALEDIIGSTLASQL